The Phaseolus vulgaris cultivar G19833 chromosome 5, P. vulgaris v2.0, whole genome shotgun sequence genomic interval CTTCGCcaccaaattttaaattatatacttcTTCCCCACGTGATTTCTTTAGGGCAACTTGTGCATGGAAAAGAGATTCAGCAACTTCGTTATCATTTGGAAGTTCTCTCCGCAAGATCTCATAATCTTTGACAGCTTCCTCCCATCGTTCTAGCTGCATTTAATAACAAAAGAAAAGATCGCATCACAGAcactcaagaaaaaaaaaaagagtatcaTGAAGAACAAGAAATCAATTCACCTTGCTGTTTGATGCAGCCCTCCGAAGAAGGGCCTTGGTGTAATTTGGTTGGATGTGTAAAGCTTGGTTGGAGTCTTCAATTGATCTTTCCCACTGCCCAAGCTTAAACCAACAAGCTGCTCTATTGCAATATAGTACAGAATTGGAAGGGTCCAGTCTCAAACCTTCCCCATAAGCCGAGCAAGCTTCGGTGTACCTTTCAGACTTAAAGAGATCATTGCCACGCATTCGAGCCCTAGCCACCATCCTCACATTGTTGAGCAAAACAGCAACTTCAACACTCCGGGGATCAATCTGACTGCCTTTCTCAGCAGCTGTAACGGCATTCTCGAACCTGCAATACACACCCATCATCCATTTTCACTTTCCAACATAAACCTTTCACCATCTTAGGATTTACCATCAAGGCTAGAAGTGTTGTATGAACTCACCTTCCCAATGCCATCTCAATCTGTGCTCTCACAAAATAGAAATAGGCCTCAGAAACCATCCCAAAAAATCTTGCCTGAGAAGTGGAATTAGTGTGCAACTCTGATTTTGGTATATGGAACAAAACTGTTTCTGCATCATCAATCTGGTGGAGCTTCAAAAACGCTTCTGCTCTACACATAAAGAGCTGTAAATTCAATTTCCAACCAGTTCAGCTATTCATCCACTCCTCCAAAACATATTCAACTCAGATATAGTAAAACAAtgataacaaaaaaaaaggttttaaataaCGGTAATTTCAGCCGCATTCTCACCACTGCAATCGCGGCTGCATCAGCCACATTTGACAGCAAGGATCGCGACAAAACTGAAACCACAATCACAATCTGAAACCATGAAAACAATAATCCATACCTGAGGAGAAGAATCCGCTCCGGCAGCAACGGCAGCATCAACCTCCCTGAGAACACTCTTCCAATCCCCTATCCTCCTTACATCTCCACATTTGCTGATATGCTTTTCCACCACTTGCAACCTCTGCATCTCCGATGGATCTGGTTGCATCCCATGGTGGCAAAGGTGCTTCCTAGCATTCTCAACTTGTCCTAACCTGTCACATTACCACTTTCCATTCACAATTCCACACTCTACCCTAATAAGGCAACCAAAATCCTGTTGAACAAGCGATTAAGAATGTAAAACGAATCGAGCTTCTTCTACAAGTTAAAATCAACAAATGCACCAGCTTCTCCAAAAGCTGATATTCATAATCTGATTTTAGCTTGTGGAAGAAGGCCTCAAATGAACCAATGCCATCAATCCTAACTAGCAACACCTTCAACAAaaaacaaacaacaaacaaaagaaCACGATCAATGATCCGCACCTGAGGAAAAGAGAAGCTAAACGCTGATGAGCCCTTCCATAATTAGGATCCAACCTCACAGCCTCCTCACATTCCCTCACAGCCTCACCAAAACGTCCCAGCCCGGTCAGCGCCGCCGCGCGGTTGCTCCGGTAAGCGACACTCGCCGGCGACATCGCAATCGCGCGATCATAAAGACTTAACGCATCAGCAAAGTTCCCTCTTTTATAACACTCATTCCCCAATCTCTTCAATTCCTCTGGATCCACACTCTGCACGTGCCCACCTCTCTTCACTGCCTCATTGCCGCCACCGCCGCGTGAGCTCACCGGCTCCGCCTTTCCGCCGCCGCGCATTATGCTCCCGTGGCCGTAGTTCCCCATGCCGGACCCCAAAACATCGCTTCTACTACTCCGATTCGCCACCATCCCCATCCCCGCCTTCAAGATCTTCCCGGAGGGGCAGATGTTCCCGGTGGGGAGAACATTCATCGCCGGCGAAGTAGCAGTCTGGCCGGAGTACAGCAGCGGCCCCGGCGCGGATCCAGAGTCGGATCTCGTATGACCCGGTTTGAAGCCACGGGCGGTGGGGCTGTTCTCGCTCGAACCAGAAAGCTCGCCggagttgttgttgttgttgctacTACTGCTGTTGTTAGTGTTACTATTGGTGTGCGAAGATTCGGGCTTTCGGGGAACCTGGTTGGGCCCGGTTCGACCCGAGAAGG includes:
- the LOC137835138 gene encoding TPR repeat-containing thioredoxin TTL1 translates to MSHTTGVDAFADRFRHSLSCNNDTGNINKPDFRELDLGSPVSPLRTTRAPAASTSSSSSGSFSGRTGPNQVPRKPESSHTNSNTNNSSSSNNNNNSGELSGSSENSPTARGFKPGHTRSDSGSAPGPLLYSGQTATSPAMNVLPTGNICPSGKILKAGMGMVANRSSRSDVLGSGMGNYGHGSIMRGGGKAEPVSSRGGGGNEAVKRGGHVQSVDPEELKRLGNECYKRGNFADALSLYDRAIAMSPASVAYRSNRAAALTGLGRFGEAVRECEEAVRLDPNYGRAHQRLASLFLRLGQVENARKHLCHHGMQPDPSEMQRLQVVEKHISKCGDVRRIGDWKSVLREVDAAVAAGADSSPQLFMCRAEAFLKLHQIDDAETVLFHIPKSELHTNSTSQARFFGMVSEAYFYFVRAQIEMALGRFENAVTAAEKGSQIDPRSVEVAVLLNNVRMVARARMRGNDLFKSERYTEACSAYGEGLRLDPSNSVLYCNRAACWFKLGQWERSIEDSNQALHIQPNYTKALLRRAASNSKLERWEEAVKDYEILRRELPNDNEVAESLFHAQVALKKSRGEEVYNLKFGGEVEEVSGLEQFRAAICLPGVSVVHFEVGSNSQCKQISPFVDTLCGRYPSINFLKVDIQESPTVGTAENVRIVPTFKIYKNGSRVKEIVCPSREMLEHSVRHYSF